TGCGGCGCTCCCCGCGTACCTCTGCCAGTCCGATGAGAAGGGCGACCAGGACGAAGGCGACCGCGACGACGAGCCCGTGGTCGTACGCGGTGGACCACCCGTCGCCGTCCAGTTGGGCGAAGAACATCGAGCCGACCGCGGCAATCCCGATCGCCGACCCGACGCGCTGGGCGGTCTGGAGGGTTCCTCCCGCGCTCCCCGCGTCGGCCACCGGTACGCGGGTGAGGGTCAGCGCCTGGTTCGGGGCGATGACCAGGCCGCTGCCCAGGCCGGCCAGGAGCAGCGGAGCCGCCATCGCCCACCCCACGCCCCGCCCGGGCACCAGATGCACGGCCAGTGCGGTGCCCGCCAGCCCCACCGTCACCGTGGTCAGCCCGACGACGACGAGGGGGCGTCCGAAGCGGCTGACCATGCGTCCGCCCGGGGTCGCCGCGACGGCCGCGCCGAGGGCGAAGGGCGTGATGGCGAGTCCCGCCTGCAGGGCGGAGTAGTGCAGGCCGCTCTGCAGATAGAGCGTGGTGATGAAGAAGATCGAGGTGAATCCGGCGAAGTACAGCAGGATCAGCAGACAGCCCAGCCAGTAGGAACGGACCCGGAAGAGCGACAGGTTGACGACGGGTTTCGTGCCGCGTCTGCCGCACCGGGACTCCCAGCCGACGAAGGCGGCGAGCAGCGCCACGGCCACCACGACCAGCAGCCACTTGCGGTCGCCCGGCCATTGCTGCGACTGGACGAAGGGCAGCAGCAGGGCCAGTACGCCCGCGCCGAGGAGCAGCACGCCCAGGGGGTCGAGGTCGCGCAGACGCACCGGGCCGGCCGAGGGGGTGTCCGGGAGCAGGCGCCGGGCGAGCAGGAGGCACACGGCGCCGAGCGGCATATTGACGTAGAACACCCAGCGCCAGCCCTCGTCGGCCCCGGCCGCCTGGATCAGCAGCCCGCCCGAGAGCGGGCCGACGGCGGTGGAGATGCCGACCACCGTGCCGAACATGCCGAAGGCCCGGCCGCGCTCGTCGCCGGAGAACATCTGCTGGATCAATGCCGAGATCTGCGGCGAGATCATGCCTCCGGCGAGGCCCTGTACCAGGCGGGCGATCACCAGCCACTGGCTGGACTGAGCCGCTCCGCAGGCAGCCGACGCCAGGGTGAACACGGTCAGCCCGGCCATGAACACGGCGCGGCGGCCCCGCGCGTCACCGAGCCGCCCCGCCGGGATCAGGAAGAGACCGAAGGCCAGCGAGTAGCCGGACAGGATCCACTGCAGGTCGGACTCCGGGCTGTGGAGCCCTTTCCGGATCGACGGCAGGGCGACATTGACGATGGATACGTCCAGCAGGGTCATGAACCCCGCGATCAAGCACACTGCGAGGGCCTTCCAGCGGCGCGGGTCGGGGGTGCCGGGGCCGGAGGCAGAGTGACCGTCCCACCCCGCAGCGCCCCGGTGGGCTGCACTCTCTGCCATGGCTCGCACCCTAGGACGAACCGACCCGATTACCCGTCCCGGCAGGGCCGCTGCGGCGGTTTTTCCGGCATCCGTCGCAGTGGACGGGTGGCCCCGATCCGCGGGGCGGCGCCGTCACACCCCCGGCAGGCGGCGCGGTGAACGCCGCAGGTAGACGGCCCAGGTCACGACCAGGCAGAGGCCGTAGTAGGCGAGGAACGCCAGGTATGCGGCCTGCCCGTTGTGCGTGGCGAGGAAGGACTGCCGGAAGGCGAGGTTGACCAGGACTCCGCCGAAGGCGCCGACGGCGCCCGCCACTCCGATCAGGGCCGATGACCGTCGCCGCGAGCGTCGCTCTGCCTCGGCGTGCGGCGTGCCGTCCGCGGTCTCGGTCCCTGCCCTGGCCCGGAAGATCGCGGGGATCATTTTGTACGTCGAGCCGTTGCCGGCCCCGCTGAGTACGAAGAGCGCGACGAACCCGCCCAGGAAGAGCGCCAGTGAGTGCTGCCGGGACGCCTCCAGGACGACGCCCGCGCCCAGTGCCATCGCCGCGAAGGTCCAGAAGGTCACCCGGGCGCCGCCGAAGCGGTCCGCGAGCAGGCCGCCCAGCGGACGGGACAGCGAGCCGAGCAACGGTCCGAGGAAGGTGAGGGAGGCCGCCTTCACCGGAGTGTCGAACTGTTCGTGGAACTGCACCTGGAGTACCTGCCCGAAGGCGAAGCCGAAGCCGATGAACGAGCCGAAGGTACCGATGTAGAGCAGCGACATCACCCAGCTGTGCGCATCGCCGAGCACCTCGCGCATGGCGCCGCGGTCGTTGCGTACGGTGGCGAGGTTGTCCATCCGCAGTGCCGCGCCGAGCGCCGCCAGCACGATGAGCGGCAGATAGACCAGCACCAGCAGGCGTGGGTGACCGGCGCCCGCGGTGGCGAGCACCAGCAGGCCGAGCAGCTGCACCACCGGTACACCGAGGTTGCCGCCGCCCGCGTTCACCCCCAGGGCCCAGCCCTTGAGGCGCTGCGGGTAGAAGGCGTTGATGTTGGCCATCGAGGAGGCGAAGTTGCCGCCGCCCACCCCGGCCACGGAGGCCACCACGAGCAGCGTGCCGTAGGAGACGCCGGGCTGCAGCACGATCCCGGCCAGCACTGTCGGGACCAGCAGCAGCAGCGCGCTGAAGACGGTCCAGTTGCGCCCGCCGAAGCGCGCCACCGCGAGGGTGTACGGGATCCGCAGCACGGAACCGAGTGCGGTGGGCACGGCGGTGAGCATGAACTTCCCGGCCGGGTCGATGTGGTACTCGGGGCCGAGGAAGAGCACCAGCACCGACCACAGGCTCCAGATGGAGAAGCCGATGTGTTCGCTGAGCACCGAGTGGACCAGATTGCGCCGGGCGATCCGGGCGCCCGCCCGGGCCCAGAAGTCGGTGTCCTCGGGGTCCCACTCCTCGATCCGCCGGGGATGGGCGCCGATGTCCTCGACGGCCTCGGTGACGCTGCTCATCGCCGCACCTCCGCGAGCGTCGCCGCGACCACCCGCACCGGCCAGACCCTGAGGTCGGCGGTGGAACCGTCGGGCGCGTGGTCCTCGTCGAGGCAGCGCCCGGTGCGCAGGTCGAAGGCCTGCTTGAGCATCGGCGAGATCACCACCGGTACGCCGCCCCGGCTGCCGAGCAGACCGCGCGAGATGACATGGGCGCCGCTGAACGGATCGTGGTTGTCCAGCGCGTGGACCGTGCCTCCGCGCTCGCGGAATACCGCGACCTGCTCGTCCTGCGGGCCGACGAGCACCGCCACGCCGCGCCCCGGGACCAGGTCCTCGTACCGGCAGACCGGGGTCCATGTCCGGCCGTCGTCGATCTCCACCGTGTGCCCGGCGTTCTCGGGCGGGTTCGGCTCGCTCATCGTGTGCGTACCTCCGGGGCAGGGCCGGCGATCTGGGCCGGCGCGAGGGGGAAGCCGTCCTCTTCGGGACGGGCGGGGCGGATCCGGTCGCGTTCGTGGACGAAGCGCACGGTGGGGTCGGGGGTTCCCGGGGCGTTGGCGAAGGAGACGAAGCGGCGTACCCGCTCGGGGTCGGCGAGGGTGGCCGCCCATTCGTCCTCGTACGTCTCGACATGACGGTCCATCAGTTCGTCCAGCTCCGCGCAGATGCCCAGCGAGTCGTCCATGACGACCGCGCGCAGATGGTCGAGGCCTCCCTCCAGACGGTCCAGCCAGGGGGCCGTACGCTCCAGACGGTCGGCGGTGCGGATGTAGAACATCAGGAACCGGTCGATGGTGCGGATCAGGGTGTCGTGGTCCAGGTCCGCGGCCAGGAGATCGGCGTGACGTGGTGTCGTTCCGCCGTTGCCACCGACGTAGAGGTTCCAGCCCTCCGCCGTGGCGATCACACCGAAGTCCTTGCTCTGCGCCTCCGCGCATTCCCGGGCGCAGCCGGAGACCGCGGACTTGAGCTTGTGCGGTGCGCGCAGGCCCCGGTAGCGCAGCTCCAGTTCGATCGCCAGGGCCACGGAGTCCTGTACGCCGTAGCGGCACCAGGTCTGCCCCACGCAGGACTTGACCGTGCGCAGCGCCTTGCCGTAGGCGTGGCCGGACTCGAAGCCTGCGTCCACCAGGCGGCGCCA
This sequence is a window from Streptomyces sp. NBC_01217. Protein-coding genes within it:
- the nirD gene encoding nitrite reductase small subunit NirD, which produces MSEPNPPENAGHTVEIDDGRTWTPVCRYEDLVPGRGVAVLVGPQDEQVAVFRERGGTVHALDNHDPFSGAHVISRGLLGSRGGVPVVISPMLKQAFDLRTGRCLDEDHAPDGSTADLRVWPVRVVAATLAEVRR
- a CDS encoding MFS transporter; translation: MAESAAHRGAAGWDGHSASGPGTPDPRRWKALAVCLIAGFMTLLDVSIVNVALPSIRKGLHSPESDLQWILSGYSLAFGLFLIPAGRLGDARGRRAVFMAGLTVFTLASAACGAAQSSQWLVIARLVQGLAGGMISPQISALIQQMFSGDERGRAFGMFGTVVGISTAVGPLSGGLLIQAAGADEGWRWVFYVNMPLGAVCLLLARRLLPDTPSAGPVRLRDLDPLGVLLLGAGVLALLLPFVQSQQWPGDRKWLLVVVAVALLAAFVGWESRCGRRGTKPVVNLSLFRVRSYWLGCLLILLYFAGFTSIFFITTLYLQSGLHYSALQAGLAITPFALGAAVAATPGGRMVSRFGRPLVVVGLTTVTVGLAGTALAVHLVPGRGVGWAMAAPLLLAGLGSGLVIAPNQALTLTRVPVADAGSAGGTLQTAQRVGSAIGIAAVGSMFFAQLDGDGWSTAYDHGLVVAVAFVLVALLIGLAEVRGERRSRRHKHRSVRSPSVGRTP
- a CDS encoding nitrate/nitrite transporter; protein product: MSSVTEAVEDIGAHPRRIEEWDPEDTDFWARAGARIARRNLVHSVLSEHIGFSIWSLWSVLVLFLGPEYHIDPAGKFMLTAVPTALGSVLRIPYTLAVARFGGRNWTVFSALLLLVPTVLAGIVLQPGVSYGTLLVVASVAGVGGGNFASSMANINAFYPQRLKGWALGVNAGGGNLGVPVVQLLGLLVLATAGAGHPRLLVLVYLPLIVLAALGAALRMDNLATVRNDRGAMREVLGDAHSWVMSLLYIGTFGSFIGFGFAFGQVLQVQFHEQFDTPVKAASLTFLGPLLGSLSRPLGGLLADRFGGARVTFWTFAAMALGAGVVLEASRQHSLALFLGGFVALFVLSGAGNGSTYKMIPAIFRARAGTETADGTPHAEAERRSRRRSSALIGVAGAVGAFGGVLVNLAFRQSFLATHNGQAAYLAFLAYYGLCLVVTWAVYLRRSPRRLPGV